One window from the genome of Echinicola vietnamensis DSM 17526 encodes:
- a CDS encoding LolA family protein, with translation MLKKIILLSLLLGCIQTNLWAQKDPDAKALLDQMSARYQSLDGLKATFEYYYYNDLDGASQRSSGEVAVNGNRYKLVLPDQEVYNDGETVWTFIKSNNYQEVTVNTVSDNTDELTPSSIYNLYKKGYNYVLKGEKSQDGKKIIEILLTAESAKAQFQKIILFVDKSNKDLLAWEVSDSDGGTFKYEFNEVDTNVSLGKSFFTFDPQKYPGVEIIDLR, from the coding sequence ATGTTAAAAAAGATCATACTACTCAGTCTACTTTTAGGCTGTATACAAACAAATTTATGGGCGCAAAAGGATCCAGATGCCAAGGCATTGCTAGATCAAATGAGTGCGCGATATCAATCCTTGGATGGCCTTAAAGCTACCTTTGAGTATTATTATTACAATGATCTGGACGGCGCAAGTCAGCGTAGTTCAGGAGAAGTAGCCGTCAATGGCAATCGTTACAAATTGGTCTTGCCCGACCAAGAGGTTTACAATGATGGTGAGACGGTTTGGACTTTTATCAAATCCAATAATTACCAAGAAGTCACTGTGAATACGGTGAGTGATAACACCGATGAACTTACCCCTTCCAGTATCTATAACTTGTATAAAAAAGGCTATAATTACGTTCTCAAAGGCGAAAAAAGCCAAGATGGGAAAAAAATAATTGAAATTTTACTCACGGCCGAAAGTGCCAAAGCACAATTCCAGAAGATCATATTATTTGTGGATAAAAGCAATAAGGACTTATTGGCATGGGAAGTATCCGATAGCGACGGTGGCACCTTTAAGTATGAGTTTAATGAAGTCGATACAAATGTCTCCCTAGGAAAATCCTTTTTTACGTTTGATCCCCAAAAATATCCCGGCGTAGAAATCATTGATTTGCGCTAG
- a CDS encoding FtsK/SpoIIIE family DNA translocase — MASNTYKSNTFRKKEKAKKKKSSFNFSLGALKDKKIGLSFGILFMMIGLFLFFAFLGYLFTGPADQSVVSGGNAEVTLRQNAAEARNWLGYAGAYVSHWLIFRWFGLAAFLLPPFLFLLGFKWAFKKSLVPMTQYSAFALFFVFWLGLLLGYVVHILKGFSYLQFLSGGFGYEMAVLADEFLGWGTFILIFGSLLIFVVFFFNITHIDWLQHDLKSDDPYIAPKPAAPVSRESNISEPSQEDEMEEDEEEVMMSDQEEEDEQSWTIKSAQPEKKKTPVSEPAFNIDDLETADDVQEKEKPADEKKFTVETTAHEEKKVSEVENLDPYDPTLDLPSYQYPSIDLLNEYDQQKVTVTRQELEENKNKIVETLVNFKIGIQEIKATIGPTVTLYEIVPDPGVKISKIKNLEDDIALSLAALGIRIIAPIPGKGTIGIEVPNKNRELVAAGSVLGTEKFMKSDKDLPVALGKTISNEVFVFDLAKMPHLLMAGATGQGKSVGLNVILASLVYKKHPSQLKFVLVDPKKVELTLFNKIERHFLAKLPNAEDAIITDTKKVIYTLNSLCIEMDNRYDLLKDAGCRNLKEYNSKFVARKLNPEKGHKFMPYIVLVIDELADLMMTAGKEIEGPIARLAQLARAIGIHLVVATQRPSVNVITGIIKANFPARLSFRVTSKVDSRTILDAGGAEQLIGMGDMLLSQGSDVIRLQCAFLDTPEVERVCEWIGEQRGYSDAYLLPEFEGEDGDSSVGEVDLADRDPLFEDAARLIVMHQQGSTSLIQRKLKLGYNRAGRIIDQLEAAGVVGAFEGSKAREVLIQDEVSLEQLLSSL, encoded by the coding sequence ATGGCTTCAAACACTTATAAATCAAATACATTCAGAAAAAAAGAAAAAGCCAAAAAGAAGAAAAGCTCCTTTAACTTTTCATTGGGAGCATTAAAAGACAAGAAAATAGGGCTATCATTTGGGATTTTGTTTATGATGATCGGGCTATTTTTGTTTTTTGCCTTTTTGGGGTACCTTTTTACCGGCCCGGCCGATCAGAGCGTGGTCTCAGGCGGAAATGCGGAAGTGACCTTGCGACAAAATGCCGCCGAAGCCAGGAACTGGCTTGGATACGCAGGTGCCTACGTTTCCCATTGGCTAATATTCAGATGGTTTGGGCTGGCCGCTTTCTTATTGCCTCCTTTCCTCTTTTTACTTGGATTCAAATGGGCATTTAAAAAATCACTCGTCCCCATGACACAGTACAGCGCATTTGCACTGTTCTTTGTTTTCTGGTTGGGACTTTTGCTAGGTTATGTCGTCCACATCCTAAAAGGATTCAGCTATCTTCAGTTTTTAAGTGGCGGATTTGGCTATGAAATGGCAGTATTGGCGGATGAATTTCTAGGATGGGGTACATTCATTTTGATCTTCGGTTCGCTGCTGATTTTTGTGGTATTTTTCTTTAACATCACCCACATTGACTGGTTACAGCACGACCTAAAATCCGACGATCCTTACATCGCTCCCAAGCCGGCCGCACCGGTATCAAGAGAGTCCAATATCAGCGAACCATCCCAAGAAGATGAAATGGAGGAGGATGAAGAAGAAGTAATGATGAGTGATCAGGAAGAGGAGGACGAGCAAAGCTGGACCATTAAATCCGCTCAACCCGAGAAGAAAAAGACGCCTGTTTCAGAGCCTGCTTTCAATATCGACGACCTCGAAACAGCAGATGATGTCCAAGAGAAGGAAAAACCAGCAGACGAGAAAAAGTTTACCGTAGAAACCACGGCGCACGAAGAGAAGAAAGTCAGCGAAGTAGAAAACCTGGACCCCTACGATCCTACACTGGACCTTCCAAGCTACCAATACCCGAGCATTGACCTGCTCAATGAATACGACCAACAAAAGGTGACGGTGACCAGGCAAGAGCTTGAAGAAAACAAAAACAAAATCGTCGAAACGCTCGTCAATTTCAAAATCGGTATCCAAGAGATCAAAGCGACCATTGGCCCAACGGTAACGTTGTATGAGATTGTACCGGATCCTGGGGTCAAAATATCCAAGATCAAAAACCTTGAAGACGATATTGCCTTGAGCTTGGCGGCTTTGGGAATCAGGATCATTGCTCCCATTCCCGGAAAGGGCACCATCGGTATAGAAGTCCCCAATAAAAACAGGGAGCTGGTAGCAGCCGGATCCGTGTTGGGCACTGAAAAGTTCATGAAAAGTGACAAGGACCTTCCTGTGGCCTTGGGCAAAACCATTAGTAACGAAGTATTTGTCTTTGATCTGGCGAAAATGCCGCACTTGTTGATGGCCGGTGCCACGGGGCAGGGTAAGTCCGTCGGGCTAAATGTGATTTTGGCCTCCTTGGTTTACAAGAAACATCCATCGCAGTTGAAGTTTGTGCTGGTCGATCCCAAGAAAGTAGAATTGACCTTGTTCAACAAAATCGAAAGGCATTTCTTAGCCAAGCTGCCCAATGCCGAAGATGCCATCATCACTGATACCAAAAAGGTAATTTATACCTTAAATTCCCTTTGTATCGAGATGGACAACCGCTATGACCTGCTTAAAGACGCCGGCTGCCGGAATCTAAAAGAATACAATTCCAAGTTTGTGGCCCGAAAGCTCAATCCTGAAAAAGGCCATAAATTCATGCCTTACATCGTGCTGGTCATTGACGAATTGGCGGATTTGATGATGACAGCCGGTAAGGAAATAGAAGGCCCTATTGCCCGCTTGGCCCAGTTGGCCAGGGCTATTGGCATCCACCTGGTCGTGGCCACACAGCGCCCATCCGTAAATGTGATTACCGGTATCATCAAAGCAAACTTCCCGGCAAGGCTATCTTTCAGGGTAACCTCCAAAGTGGACAGTAGGACGATTTTGGATGCAGGGGGTGCTGAACAGCTTATCGGCATGGGGGACATGCTGCTTTCCCAAGGTTCTGACGTGATTCGTTTACAGTGTGCTTTCCTGGACACCCCTGAAGTGGAAAGGGTTTGTGAATGGATCGGAGAGCAACGAGGATACAGTGACGCCTATCTATTGCCGGAGTTTGAGGGTGAAGATGGAGACAGCAGCGTAGGAGAAGTAGACCTTGCAGATCGTGACCCGCTCTTTGAGGATGCCGCCCGGCTTATTGTCATGCACCAACAAGGAAGTACCTCCCTCATTCAAAGGAAGTTAAAACTCGGATACAACCGTGCCGGAAGGATCATCGACCAGTTAGAAGCTGCTGGGGTCGTAGGAGCTTTCGAAGGCAGTAAAGCCAGGGAAGTATTAATTCAAGATGAAGTCAGTTTGGAACAGTTATTGAGTAGCCTCTAG
- a CDS encoding quinone-dependent dihydroorotate dehydrogenase: MYKSLLKPFLFKKSAEEAHHFTFSMTKTTFNLPLLKGVLKTMYGYEHPSLEREVFGLKFRNPVGLAAGFDKDAKLIDEMAMLGFGFIEIGTLTPKPQDGNPQPRLFRLPEDEALINRMGFNNGGVDEAVKRLKKRTSKVLIGGNIGKNKVTPNEHAASDYLYCLDSLHSYVDYFVVNVSSPNTPNLRDLQEKEPLKELLSVVKERNDQKDHPKPILLKIAPDLSDGQLDDIIEIVKETQIDGVIATNTTIDRTALKTDPQQVEALGAGGVSGKVLGKRSTEVIRYLSEHSGKAFPIIGVGGIFSAQDAIEKLEAGASLVQVYSGMIYEGPGLMKAIKKGLKEYYNK; this comes from the coding sequence GTGTACAAATCCCTTTTAAAGCCATTTTTATTCAAGAAAAGTGCGGAAGAAGCCCATCACTTCACCTTTTCTATGACAAAAACCACGTTTAATTTACCCCTACTAAAAGGAGTACTCAAAACCATGTATGGATATGAGCATCCTTCGCTGGAACGAGAGGTGTTTGGGCTGAAATTTAGAAACCCAGTAGGATTGGCTGCTGGATTTGACAAGGATGCCAAGTTGATTGATGAGATGGCAATGTTGGGGTTTGGCTTTATTGAGATTGGCACCCTGACCCCCAAGCCCCAAGACGGAAACCCCCAGCCCAGACTTTTTAGACTTCCTGAAGATGAAGCCTTGATCAATCGCATGGGCTTTAACAATGGCGGGGTGGATGAAGCTGTAAAAAGACTCAAAAAGCGGACTTCCAAGGTCCTTATTGGGGGAAATATCGGCAAAAACAAGGTCACGCCTAACGAACATGCGGCATCAGACTACCTGTATTGCCTGGACAGCCTGCATTCCTATGTCGACTATTTTGTGGTCAATGTCAGTTCTCCCAACACGCCCAATCTCCGGGATCTTCAAGAGAAAGAGCCGCTCAAGGAGCTGCTTTCAGTAGTAAAGGAGCGCAATGACCAAAAAGACCACCCAAAGCCCATTCTGCTAAAAATAGCCCCGGACCTGAGCGATGGACAGCTGGATGACATCATCGAAATCGTCAAGGAAACCCAAATTGATGGCGTGATCGCCACCAATACTACCATTGACAGAACTGCACTCAAAACAGATCCGCAGCAGGTAGAAGCGTTGGGCGCAGGAGGAGTAAGTGGCAAGGTCCTCGGAAAAAGAAGCACGGAAGTCATCCGCTACCTTTCTGAGCATTCTGGAAAAGCGTTTCCCATTATCGGCGTAGGGGGAATCTTCAGTGCACAAGACGCCATTGAAAAGCTTGAAGCAGGGGCTTCTTTGGTACAGGTATACTCTGGGATGATTTACGAAGGACCGGGATTGATGAAAGCAATCAAGAAAGGCCTTAAGGAGTATTACAACAAATGA
- a CDS encoding glycoside hydrolase family 95 protein, protein MMQRFTLILGFLTSSVFFSCSPDTSKDRDDRPSTVLWYEQPAGSWEEALPVGNGRLGAMVFGQTSTERIQLNEDSMWPGAADWGDSKGSPADLASLRALVKSGRVHEADKEIIDKFSYRGIVRSHQTMGDLFIDFGDEREIQHYRRQLSLDDALVSVRYQSGGEQYTEEVFASAVDDALVIRLTTTDEAGMNFKLRLGRPKDDGHPTVNVNAPAADELVMDGEVTQYKAAKEGQPTPLDYGVKFQTKLKVVTSGGASSAENGELRLEGVKEAVIYLVCNTSYYEDDYASKNEKTLQKLGTKGFDELLLAHQEDFDEYYSRVSLDLGGHALDTLPTDKRLKRVQDGRKDEGLAAALFQYGRYLLISSSRPGTNPANLQGIWNKDIEAPWNADYHLNINLQMNYWPAGPTHLPEMHLPLFDYVDQLIQRGKITAKEQYGVERGSVVHHASDLWAAPWMRANRAYWGAWIHGGGWISRHYWEYFQFTGDTTFLKERGYPALKEFAAFYMDWLQKDDQTGLYVSYPETSPENSYLAADGQPAAISYGAAMGHQIISDVFQNTLSAAKVLSIEDDFTEEVSGKLAKLYPGVGIGPDGRILEWNEPYEEPEKGHRHMSHLYALHPGDDITEDIPEAFAGAQKTIDYRLQHGGAGTGWSRAWMINFNARLLDSKSAEENLYKLLQVSTAKNLFNEHPPFQIDGNFGFTAGVAELLLQSHEGFLRILPALPESWQSGSVKGLVARGNIEVDMIWEGGQLLKLGLKSATNQTKPILYNGKKMSVTLSADEKVWLDKDLNVVR, encoded by the coding sequence ATGATGCAAAGATTTACCTTGATCCTCGGATTTTTAACAAGCAGTGTGTTTTTTTCCTGCTCTCCGGATACTTCCAAAGACCGTGATGATCGTCCTTCCACTGTGCTTTGGTATGAACAACCTGCCGGTTCATGGGAAGAGGCACTACCCGTCGGAAATGGCCGGCTGGGCGCCATGGTGTTTGGGCAAACGAGCACCGAGAGAATTCAGCTTAATGAAGATTCGATGTGGCCAGGTGCCGCCGATTGGGGAGATAGCAAAGGAAGTCCTGCAGATTTGGCCTCCCTTCGGGCACTGGTGAAGTCCGGAAGGGTTCATGAGGCGGATAAGGAAATTATCGACAAATTTTCTTATAGAGGAATCGTTCGCTCTCATCAGACCATGGGGGATTTGTTTATTGATTTTGGGGATGAAAGGGAAATTCAGCACTACAGGAGACAGTTAAGCCTTGATGATGCCCTTGTATCGGTGCGTTATCAATCAGGAGGGGAACAGTACACCGAGGAGGTGTTCGCTTCTGCCGTAGATGATGCGTTGGTCATTCGGCTGACCACTACAGATGAAGCGGGTATGAATTTCAAGCTTCGTCTGGGCCGGCCAAAAGATGATGGCCACCCCACGGTGAACGTAAATGCTCCAGCAGCAGATGAATTGGTCATGGATGGAGAAGTGACCCAATATAAAGCCGCGAAAGAAGGTCAGCCTACACCGCTGGATTATGGCGTGAAGTTTCAGACCAAACTTAAGGTCGTCACGTCAGGAGGGGCTTCTTCCGCGGAAAATGGGGAGCTTCGTTTGGAAGGCGTAAAGGAGGCCGTGATTTATTTGGTATGTAATACTTCTTACTACGAGGATGATTATGCGTCAAAAAATGAAAAGACGCTTCAGAAGTTGGGGACAAAGGGCTTTGACGAACTGCTTTTAGCACATCAAGAGGATTTCGATGAATATTATTCCAGGGTATCCCTTGATTTGGGAGGCCATGCGCTTGATACTTTGCCCACTGACAAGCGCTTGAAAAGGGTTCAAGATGGTCGTAAGGACGAAGGATTGGCGGCAGCTTTGTTCCAATATGGGCGGTATTTGCTTATTTCATCTTCCCGACCCGGCACCAACCCGGCAAATTTGCAAGGGATTTGGAACAAGGATATCGAGGCGCCTTGGAATGCGGATTACCATCTTAACATCAATTTGCAAATGAATTATTGGCCGGCAGGCCCTACCCATCTGCCAGAGATGCATCTTCCACTTTTTGATTATGTGGATCAATTGATCCAACGAGGGAAAATTACGGCGAAGGAGCAATATGGGGTTGAGCGGGGAAGTGTGGTGCACCATGCATCTGATTTATGGGCAGCTCCATGGATGCGTGCAAACAGGGCCTATTGGGGCGCATGGATACACGGAGGAGGCTGGATATCCAGGCATTATTGGGAGTATTTTCAATTTACAGGTGATACCACTTTCCTGAAAGAGCGGGGATATCCTGCGTTGAAGGAATTTGCGGCATTTTATATGGATTGGCTCCAGAAAGATGATCAAACAGGATTATATGTCTCCTATCCTGAAACGTCGCCGGAAAATTCTTATTTGGCTGCCGATGGTCAGCCTGCAGCGATCTCTTATGGAGCAGCGATGGGACATCAAATCATCAGTGATGTGTTTCAAAACACCCTTTCAGCCGCCAAGGTACTTTCCATAGAAGATGACTTTACCGAAGAGGTGAGCGGGAAATTGGCGAAGCTATATCCCGGAGTGGGCATCGGGCCTGATGGAAGGATTTTGGAATGGAACGAGCCTTATGAAGAACCGGAAAAAGGACACCGGCATATGTCCCATCTTTATGCCCTTCATCCAGGAGATGATATTACGGAGGATATTCCAGAGGCCTTTGCCGGTGCCCAAAAGACCATCGATTACCGCCTTCAGCACGGCGGCGCAGGTACCGGGTGGAGCAGGGCCTGGATGATCAATTTTAACGCGAGGCTGCTGGATAGTAAGTCTGCTGAAGAAAACCTCTACAAACTCTTGCAGGTTTCTACCGCCAAAAACCTCTTTAATGAGCATCCACCGTTTCAGATAGACGGTAACTTTGGTTTTACCGCTGGAGTAGCAGAGCTATTACTGCAGTCGCATGAAGGATTCCTTCGTATTCTTCCAGCGCTGCCCGAAAGCTGGCAAAGCGGGAGTGTAAAAGGTCTGGTGGCCAGGGGGAATATAGAAGTTGATATGATTTGGGAAGGAGGCCAGCTATTGAAGCTCGGACTGAAGAGCGCGACCAACCAGACCAAGCCTATACTGTACAATGGGAAGAAAATGTCCGTGACCCTTTCAGCAGATGAAAAGGTTTGGCTGGATAAGGATCTTAATGTCGTGAGGTAA
- a CDS encoding c-type cytochrome: MKKLAKIILYGTAIFIAILIIAGIYMKTVLPNVGDPEELEIEGSTEQIARGEYLANHVMLCMDCHSDRNYSLFSGPPHPGTKGLGGDRFDRSMGLPGVFVSPNITPEGIGNWTDGELYRLITTGVKKNGEPIFPVMPYQSYGKLDPEDIKAVIAYIRTLAPQKSNIPPREIDFPVNFIIRTMPSKATPTTRPNKEDVIAYGEYLVTAAACGECHTKFEKGKFVGPYLGGGRAFPSPNGNIVRSSNLTFHSTGLGNKSKEDFVRQFKQYSPELYTPTKVGEGEFQTIMPWTMYAGMDTTDLASIYEYLRSLEPINNPIEKVTFAKINSNTE, from the coding sequence ATGAAAAAACTAGCTAAGATTATACTTTATGGAACAGCCATATTTATAGCGATTTTGATTATAGCAGGTATCTATATGAAAACTGTTCTGCCCAATGTAGGAGATCCTGAGGAATTGGAAATAGAGGGAAGCACTGAACAAATAGCCCGAGGAGAGTATTTAGCGAATCACGTTATGCTCTGCATGGATTGTCACTCCGACCGTAACTACTCCCTATTCTCCGGACCTCCTCACCCGGGCACTAAAGGTTTAGGTGGCGATCGATTCGATAGGTCCATGGGACTTCCAGGAGTCTTTGTATCCCCCAACATCACTCCTGAGGGGATAGGAAACTGGACAGATGGTGAACTTTACCGATTGATCACTACTGGAGTTAAAAAGAATGGTGAGCCCATATTTCCCGTAATGCCCTACCAAAGTTACGGAAAACTTGACCCCGAAGACATTAAGGCAGTCATCGCATACATTAGGACCCTAGCCCCCCAAAAAAGTAACATTCCCCCAAGAGAGATCGATTTCCCAGTTAATTTCATTATAAGGACCATGCCAAGTAAAGCTACCCCCACTACACGACCCAATAAAGAAGATGTAATAGCATATGGTGAATATTTGGTCACCGCTGCAGCATGTGGTGAATGCCACACCAAATTCGAAAAAGGAAAATTCGTAGGCCCATATTTAGGAGGAGGAAGAGCATTCCCCTCTCCTAATGGAAATATAGTAAGATCCTCCAATTTAACCTTTCACTCCACAGGATTGGGTAATAAGTCAAAGGAGGATTTTGTACGGCAATTTAAGCAATATTCCCCTGAGCTATATACCCCAACAAAAGTCGGTGAAGGAGAATTCCAAACCATCATGCCTTGGACCATGTATGCTGGTATGGATACAACAGACTTAGCTTCAATCTATGAGTATCTTAGATCTTTGGAACCGATCAACAACCCAATCGAAAAAGTAACGTTTGCCAAGATAAATTCTAACACTGAATAA
- the xerD gene encoding site-specific tyrosine recombinase XerD gives MADSWENHIKQFEYYLKIERSLSKNSISAYRRDMEKLSAFMKDAFPGITPLTTQLNHLRAFVSELASLGISEYTQARVISGVKAFFKFMVYEDKLEEDPAILLEAPKLGRKLPDTLSYEEIVKLLEGIKLGTPEGHRNRAMLEVLYSSGLRVSELVELKLGMVYSDIGFLRILGKGNKERLVPVGKDALRYLKLYLDEVRNHQKIAPGHEEYVFLNRRGKKMTRVMVFIFIKKLVEEVGIKKKVSPHTFRHSFATHLIEGGADLRAVQEMLGHESITTTEIYTHLDREYLRQVLTDFHPRK, from the coding sequence ATGGCCGACTCTTGGGAAAATCACATCAAGCAATTTGAATACTATTTGAAGATCGAGCGCTCCCTCAGTAAAAATTCCATCTCAGCCTATCGTCGAGATATGGAAAAGCTTTCCGCATTCATGAAGGATGCTTTTCCTGGCATCACTCCCTTGACCACCCAATTAAATCATCTGAGAGCTTTTGTGAGCGAACTGGCCAGCTTGGGAATTTCAGAATACACACAGGCTCGCGTAATCTCAGGAGTAAAGGCATTTTTTAAATTTATGGTCTATGAGGACAAACTGGAAGAAGATCCCGCGATCTTGCTGGAAGCACCAAAACTAGGGAGGAAACTTCCCGACACCCTCAGTTATGAAGAAATCGTCAAACTTCTGGAAGGCATCAAACTCGGGACGCCAGAAGGCCACCGGAACAGGGCCATGCTAGAAGTCCTGTACAGCAGCGGGCTGCGGGTATCCGAGCTGGTAGAACTCAAACTGGGCATGGTCTATTCAGACATTGGTTTTCTGAGGATCCTTGGCAAAGGCAATAAAGAACGCTTGGTCCCCGTAGGAAAAGATGCCTTGCGCTACCTAAAACTGTATTTAGATGAAGTCAGGAACCATCAAAAGATCGCTCCGGGGCATGAGGAATACGTTTTTCTGAATAGGCGGGGCAAAAAGATGACCCGAGTGATGGTGTTTATTTTCATCAAAAAACTGGTCGAAGAAGTCGGCATCAAAAAGAAGGTTAGCCCCCACACGTTTAGGCATAGCTTTGCCACTCACCTGATTGAGGGAGGAGCGGACCTTAGGGCCGTCCAAGAGATGCTGGGCCACGAAAGCATCACCACCACGGAAATCTACACACACCTGGACCGGGAATATTTACGGCAGGTATTGACCGATTTCCATCCTAGAAAATAA
- the aroQ gene encoding type II 3-dehydroquinate dehydratase, with the protein MKILIINGPNLNLLGKREPEIYGSKSFEDFFGELETTFSNISLSYYQSNVEGELVNKIHEVGFTYDAILLNAGAYTHTSVAISDAIAGVTTPVMEIHISNIYKRETFRHKSIISKECIGMIAGLGLKGYALGIQYFLEN; encoded by the coding sequence TTGAAAATACTGATCATTAACGGCCCTAACCTGAACCTTTTGGGCAAAAGAGAACCGGAAATCTATGGCAGCAAATCCTTTGAAGACTTCTTTGGAGAGCTGGAGACAACTTTTTCCAATATCTCCCTGAGCTATTATCAAAGCAATGTAGAAGGAGAATTGGTCAATAAAATTCACGAAGTGGGATTTACCTACGATGCCATTTTGCTGAATGCAGGAGCTTATACGCATACTTCAGTGGCGATTTCTGATGCCATCGCAGGCGTCACGACTCCTGTTATGGAAATCCACATATCAAACATCTACAAAAGGGAAACCTTCAGGCACAAAAGCATTATTTCTAAAGAGTGCATCGGTATGATCGCTGGGCTTGGTCTCAAGGGCTATGCACTGGGCATTCAGTATTTTCTTGAAAACTAA
- a CDS encoding aminotransferase class V-fold PLP-dependent enzyme produces the protein MITFAPGPSKVYDQLAQYLQDAFDQGIMSANHRSATFMNLYQETETLIKEKLHVPEDYKLLFTSSATENWEIIAQSIVESASFHIYSGSFGKKWLNFAQHLNADTQSLKLDTETELDVAGLEIDEKFDLIAITQNETSNATEVSNELIRQVGKKFPNKMIAVDTTSSMAGIELDFAAADIWYASVQKCFGLPAGLGLLLLSPKAIEKCQRKGEQGRYNSLGFMLENAANYQTHYTPNVLGIYLLKRSLEDRPEIQETDKMLRDRMRQLENTIAQSDKLMMLVQNPNTRSKTVMGISGTEEFIKQVKKTAEEKGMQMGSGYGPLKPTSFRIANFPAITDGEFEKLLTFLKEY, from the coding sequence ATGATTACATTCGCTCCAGGGCCATCTAAGGTCTATGACCAGCTGGCACAATACCTTCAGGATGCTTTTGACCAAGGCATCATGAGCGCCAATCACAGAAGCGCGACCTTTATGAATCTCTATCAGGAAACGGAAACGCTGATCAAGGAAAAGCTTCATGTTCCTGAGGATTACAAATTGCTGTTTACCTCCAGTGCCACCGAAAACTGGGAGATCATCGCCCAGTCCATCGTGGAAAGTGCAAGTTTTCATATTTATTCAGGGTCTTTTGGGAAGAAATGGCTGAATTTTGCGCAGCACTTAAATGCCGATACCCAGTCTCTTAAGCTGGATACGGAAACGGAATTGGACGTGGCAGGATTGGAGATCGATGAAAAATTTGACCTTATTGCCATTACCCAGAACGAGACTTCCAATGCCACAGAGGTGAGCAATGAACTGATTCGCCAAGTGGGGAAAAAATTTCCCAACAAAATGATTGCAGTGGATACGACTTCTTCCATGGCCGGTATTGAGCTGGACTTTGCTGCTGCGGATATTTGGTATGCTTCTGTACAAAAGTGCTTTGGACTCCCTGCAGGGCTTGGGCTGCTCCTGCTATCTCCTAAGGCCATTGAAAAATGCCAACGGAAAGGAGAGCAAGGCCGGTACAATAGCTTGGGCTTTATGCTTGAAAATGCCGCCAATTACCAAACCCACTATACCCCCAATGTGCTAGGCATTTACTTGCTAAAGCGTAGCCTGGAGGACCGACCTGAGATACAGGAAACCGATAAAATGCTGCGTGATCGTATGCGGCAACTGGAAAATACGATTGCCCAGTCGGATAAGCTGATGATGCTGGTGCAAAACCCCAATACCCGAAGCAAGACGGTCATGGGGATTTCCGGTACGGAAGAATTTATCAAGCAAGTCAAGAAGACGGCAGAGGAAAAAGGAATGCAAATGGGCAGCGGGTACGGCCCTTTAAAGCCGACCAGCTTCCGTATCGCTAACTTTCCCGCCATTACAGATGGGGAGTTTGAAAAATTATTGACCTTCTTAAAAGAGTATTAA
- a CDS encoding MarC family protein: MFDFKEVISVSLILFSVIDILGSIPIIINLRRKSGHIQSEKATIVAGILMVLFLLLGKNILNLFGIGVDDFAIAGALIIFALGAEMILGVEIFKPDPEADASSTSIVPIAFPLIAGAGTMTTILTLKAEFHQINIAIGILINLVVVYMVLKSTTWLERKLGKTGLDVLRRIFGIILLSIAIKIFKTNLFDNF, encoded by the coding sequence ATGTTTGATTTCAAAGAAGTTATTTCGGTTTCATTGATCTTGTTTTCGGTCATTGATATCTTGGGGTCTATCCCCATTATCATCAATCTGCGCCGTAAATCAGGCCATATCCAGTCGGAGAAAGCGACCATCGTGGCGGGGATATTGATGGTTTTATTTCTTTTATTGGGAAAAAACATCCTAAACCTGTTTGGGATAGGAGTGGATGATTTTGCCATTGCGGGTGCCTTGATCATTTTTGCACTGGGGGCAGAGATGATCTTGGGCGTTGAGATTTTCAAGCCCGATCCTGAGGCCGACGCATCGAGCACGTCGATTGTTCCGATTGCTTTTCCGCTCATCGCAGGCGCAGGGACGATGACGACGATCCTGACCCTCAAGGCTGAATTTCACCAAATCAACATAGCCATAGGGATTCTGATCAATTTGGTCGTCGTGTACATGGTGCTGAAGAGTACCACATGGCTGGAGAGAAAACTAGGAAAAACAGGCTTGGATGTGCTCAGAAGGATTTTCGGAATCATCTTGCTGTCGATTGCGATCAAAATCTTTAAGACGAATCTATTTGATAACTTCTAG